The nucleotide sequence CGCGCCTAGTATCCTGCGGCCCCCCAAAGTCGTGCCGGTAAAGTGCGATGCGTGTTGATGATTTCGATTTTGACCTGCCGGAGCAGTTGATCGCCCGGCGCCCGGCCACCGAGCGGGCCGGTTCCCGGCTGCTGGCGCTGACCCGTGACGCTCTGGCGCACCGGCAATTCCCTGATCTGACCGCGTTGCTGCGTCCTGGCGACCTGCTGGTGTTCAACGATACCCGCGTGATTCCCGCGCGCCTGTTCGGCCAGAAGGACAGTGGCGGCCGCGTCGAGGTGTTGATCGAGCGCCTGACCGGCACCCACACGGCGCTGGCCCATGTGCGGGCGTCCAAGGCGCCGAAGCCGGGCACCGGCCTGCAGTTTGATGACGGTGTGAGCGCCACCATGGTGGCGCGGCAGGGCGATCTGTTCGAGCTGGTGTTCCAGGGAGAGGCGCCGCTGCTGGATGTGCTGGCGCGCATTGGCCATGTGCCGCTGCCTCCTTATATAGACAGGCCGGATGACGAGCAGGACATGAGCCGCTATCAGACCGTCTATGCCCGGCACCCCGGCGCTGTCGCGGCGCCCACCGCCGGTCTGCACTTTGACGAGCCGCTGCTGGCTGCCCTGGCGGAGCAGGGTGTGGCGCAGGCATTTGTGACCCTGCATGTGGGCGCCGGTACCTTCCAGCCGGTGCGCGTCGACAAGGTCGAAGACCACGTGATGCACAGCGAACGCTATCAGGTGCCGCAGAGCCTGGTGGATGAAGTGGCGGCGACCCGCGCCCGGGGCGGCCGTGTGGTGGCCGTCGGGACCACCTCGCTGCGCGCGCTGGAGGCGGCGGCAGGCGACGGTGCGCTGCGGGCCGGCGAGGGCGACAC is from Isoalcanivorax pacificus W11-5 and encodes:
- the queA gene encoding tRNA preQ1(34) S-adenosylmethionine ribosyltransferase-isomerase QueA — translated: MRVDDFDFDLPEQLIARRPATERAGSRLLALTRDALAHRQFPDLTALLRPGDLLVFNDTRVIPARLFGQKDSGGRVEVLIERLTGTHTALAHVRASKAPKPGTGLQFDDGVSATMVARQGDLFELVFQGEAPLLDVLARIGHVPLPPYIDRPDDEQDMSRYQTVYARHPGAVAAPTAGLHFDEPLLAALAEQGVAQAFVTLHVGAGTFQPVRVDKVEDHVMHSERYQVPQSLVDEVAATRARGGRVVAVGTTSLRALEAAAGDGALRAGEGDTDIFIVPGYRFRVVDALVTNFHLPRSTLLMLISAFAGRERVLAAYAEAVAQQYRFFSYGDAMFIERAEDAT